The Beijerinckiaceae bacterium genome has a window encoding:
- a CDS encoding porin family protein produces the protein MFRKVLMAAAGAVALTGSAALAAPPQPVPLFSWTGLYLGGQIGYAWANDAANATSFVPGTPGTPGTPGTPAVLVPNCDFPPGSPQCILTPAVPATPGTPGTSALFLSAPFGTKPQGVIGGAHVGYNLQINQWVIGLEGTVDGTSVSKTVFIPFGITSTNREQVQGSIRARAGVAFDRVLLYATGGAAFTGIKNTYSFGLAGPLFLNESISKTRAGWTVGGGLEYAVTNNWSVRAEYRYSDFGSTTDYPFAALFAPMGGLLSVRHHLTQNQVQVGFSYRFDTLAPY, from the coding sequence ATGTTCCGTAAAGTCCTCATGGCGGCGGCTGGTGCCGTTGCCCTCACTGGATCGGCGGCGCTAGCGGCTCCACCGCAGCCCGTTCCGTTGTTCAGCTGGACCGGCCTCTATCTCGGTGGTCAAATCGGATACGCCTGGGCAAACGATGCCGCTAATGCGACTTCGTTCGTTCCTGGGACGCCTGGAACACCCGGGACGCCTGGGACGCCCGCCGTACTGGTTCCAAACTGCGATTTCCCTCCTGGGAGCCCGCAATGTATCCTAACCCCGGCAGTCCCCGCGACGCCGGGTACCCCAGGCACCTCCGCGCTATTCCTCTCCGCCCCATTCGGCACAAAACCGCAAGGGGTGATCGGCGGCGCCCATGTCGGATATAATCTGCAGATCAACCAATGGGTGATTGGTCTTGAAGGCACGGTCGACGGAACGAGCGTGAGCAAGACAGTTTTCATTCCCTTCGGCATCACCTCGACAAACCGCGAGCAGGTTCAAGGTTCGATCCGCGCCCGCGCCGGCGTCGCGTTCGATCGGGTCCTGTTGTACGCAACCGGCGGCGCCGCTTTCACCGGCATCAAGAACACCTATTCGTTCGGCCTTGCCGGCCCCCTGTTCCTCAACGAGAGCATTTCGAAAACACGCGCCGGATGGACGGTCGGCGGCGGTCTCGAATATGCGGTCACCAACAATTGGTCGGTCAGGGCCGAATACCGCTATTCCGACTTCGGCAGCACCACGGACTATCCGTTCGCGGCTTTGTTTGCGCCCATGGGCGGCCTCCTTTCCGTACGCCATCATTTGACGCAGAACCAAGTGCAGGTCGGCTTCAGCTACAGGTTCGACACTTTGGCTCCCTATTAA
- a CDS encoding short-chain dehydrogenase/reductase, with translation MTRVQAKVRARDPVLITGCSTGVGRAAAIMFQAAGFVTFATARNPATLEELRAAGCRTLALDVTDEVSRQAAVETIEKQFGSVGILVNNAGYGQYGPLEEISLEAMRRQFETNVFGAMRLSQLVLPGMRRAGRGRIITVSSVAGRVSIIGGGAYHASKFALEALADALRPEVEPFGIDVVNVLPGPIATHFEATLLRTIPNRDEGSPYRPFKKNLARRMHRFLTPGGFGVMTAEHVARVVFKASTVSRPRPRYSVGFIAKLGPFGRALVPDRLVDRVTRFVMSGKLG, from the coding sequence ATGACCCGCGTTCAAGCCAAGGTTCGCGCGCGCGACCCCGTTCTCATCACCGGCTGCTCGACCGGTGTCGGCCGCGCCGCGGCGATCATGTTCCAGGCTGCCGGCTTTGTGACCTTCGCCACCGCGCGAAATCCTGCCACGCTTGAAGAGCTGCGCGCCGCCGGCTGCCGGACTCTTGCTCTCGACGTGACGGATGAAGTCTCCCGGCAGGCCGCGGTCGAAACAATCGAGAAGCAATTCGGCTCGGTCGGTATTCTCGTGAACAATGCGGGCTATGGCCAATACGGCCCCCTCGAGGAAATATCGCTCGAGGCGATGCGGCGACAGTTCGAGACCAATGTTTTCGGCGCGATGCGTTTGTCTCAGCTGGTATTGCCGGGTATGCGTCGCGCGGGAAGGGGTCGCATTATCACCGTGAGTTCCGTCGCGGGTCGCGTCAGCATCATCGGCGGCGGGGCCTATCACGCAAGCAAATTCGCCCTCGAGGCTCTTGCCGATGCGCTGCGCCCCGAAGTCGAACCCTTCGGCATCGACGTGGTGAACGTGCTGCCGGGGCCGATTGCGACACATTTCGAGGCAACGCTCCTAAGGACTATCCCGAATAGGGACGAGGGCAGCCCCTATAGGCCGTTCAAGAAAAATCTTGCGCGGCGGATGCACAGATTTCTCACACCGGGCGGCTTCGGCGTCATGACGGCCGAGCATGTCGCGAGGGTTGTTTTCAAGGCGAGTACGGTGTCGCGTCCGCGCCCACGCTACAGCGTCGGTTTCATCGCAAAACTTGGCCCGTTCGGTCGCGCGCTGGTGCCCGATCGCTTGGTGGACAGGGTGACCCGTTTTGTGATGTCGGGGAAACTTGGCTGA
- a CDS encoding GlsB/YeaQ/YmgE family stress response membrane protein, giving the protein MIWIIAIGFIAGIIARIISPGPNTVQGFILTTLLGIAGAFVATFIGQTIGWYRLDQGAGLVGATIGALLVLFIWNRLSTHRVISDPGNTGAPPRRWL; this is encoded by the coding sequence ATCATCTGGATCATCGCGATCGGCTTCATCGCCGGTATTATTGCCCGTATTATTTCGCCCGGTCCGAATACCGTGCAGGGCTTTATCCTGACGACGCTTCTTGGAATTGCGGGAGCGTTCGTGGCTACCTTCATTGGTCAGACCATCGGTTGGTACCGCCTCGATCAGGGCGCGGGTCTCGTCGGCGCGACCATTGGGGCCCTGCTCGTGTTGTTTATTTGGAACCGGCTTTCGACTCACCGCGTTATTTCTGACCCAGGCAATACGGGCGCACCACCGCGACGGTGGCTCTAG
- a CDS encoding metallophosphoesterase encodes MSVRLVHLSDIHFGAENPIATEAAISATRALSPDAVILTGDLTLRGRSREFKAARNWLCRLPRPLLVTPGNHDTPYWNLMLRTMAPFDRYRRYVAPLSETKIDLPDLVVRAVNTARGAQPRLNWSKGAVNLAAIRQAASEMKRTKAALKVLVCHHPLIETEYVAVSGGVHRGEAAALLLADAGIDLILTGHVHNPFAVLLPYPGGMTYAVGGGTLSLRTRGTPEGFSVIEADAARIKISALSWSGSAFEPFLSWSLPRRSCC; translated from the coding sequence TTGAGCGTGCGTCTCGTCCATCTCAGCGATATTCATTTCGGAGCGGAAAATCCTATCGCCACGGAGGCTGCGATTTCCGCGACACGCGCTCTTTCGCCCGACGCCGTGATTCTGACAGGGGATCTTACCCTTCGTGGAAGGTCGCGCGAATTCAAGGCGGCGCGCAATTGGTTGTGTCGGTTGCCAAGGCCCCTTCTGGTGACCCCTGGCAATCATGATACGCCCTATTGGAATCTCATGCTGAGGACGATGGCCCCCTTCGACCGCTATCGCCGCTATGTCGCCCCGTTGAGTGAAACTAAGATCGACTTGCCTGACCTCGTTGTGCGGGCGGTGAATACAGCGCGCGGCGCGCAACCGAGACTCAATTGGTCGAAGGGCGCGGTGAACTTGGCCGCAATCCGTCAAGCCGCCAGCGAAATGAAGCGGACAAAGGCCGCGCTGAAAGTCTTGGTCTGCCACCATCCGCTGATCGAAACCGAGTACGTCGCTGTTTCCGGCGGCGTGCATCGCGGCGAGGCCGCTGCGCTATTGCTTGCCGATGCCGGGATCGACCTGATCCTCACCGGCCACGTCCACAATCCATTTGCCGTTCTTCTCCCCTACCCCGGTGGCATGACCTATGCCGTTGGCGGCGGAACTCTTTCGCTGCGCACGCGGGGAACCCCAGAGGGATTCTCCGTCATCGAAGCGGATGCGGCTAGGATCAAAATTTCGGCGCTAAGCTGGTCCGGCTCTGCCTTCGAGCCCTTCCTGTCCTGGTCATTGCCACGCCGTTCATGCTGTTGA